Within Borrelia hispanica CRI, the genomic segment CCGGATAATTATATAAATATAAAGATATATTTAGTTGTTGCTTATACATATTTTAAAAGATTCAGTAGTGCACACTCATACTCCTTGATATAATCTTTGGTCAAATCAAATTCGTCATTTTTGGCAATTTTTTTATTTAAATCCTCTCTTTCATGAATTAATCCTAAAAAACCTTTTTTGGATTCAACGTATTTTAATAACTGTTTATGAGTGTTATTTTTTTTAAATCTTGTTATAAGAACAAAAATTGGTATTTTGACTTTTAGTTTTTTCATATAAAATTCTAATAAATCTAAGCTTTCTACAGACCATTTTTCTGCTGTCATCGGTACTATTGTATAATTACTAGATAACAAAGCATTTGCTAATGTAAATTCTAAACTAGGATTAGTATCAATTATTACATAATCATATACCGATTTTAAAAAGAGTAAATTATCTTTTAATCTCAATTCTTTAAGGGGTATGGATTCACTAGCAAATTTGTGTAAGCTTAAGTAACTTGGAATTAAGTCTAAATTGTCTTTAAGATTTACAATTGCATCGTTAATATCTAATCTTTCTTTAAGTACTCTATATATATTTTTACTTACAATATTAATCTTTTTATTTGTAAGTTCCTTATAGAAATAACTGGTAGTAGATGCCTGTGTGTCTATATCTATCAATAACACTTTATATTTTTTAGCCAATAAAGTTGCAAATATTAGGCTAGTTGTGCTTTTCCCAACTCCACCTTTAATTGATGCA encodes:
- a CDS encoding ParA family protein, coding for MDIKKPKVITIASIKGGVGKSTTSLIFATLLAKKYKVLLIDIDTQASTTSYFYKELTNKKINIVSKNIYRVLKERLDINDAIVNLKDNLDLIPSYLSLHKFASESIPLKELRLKDNLLFLKSVYDYVIIDTNPSLEFTLANALLSSNYTIVPMTAEKWSVESLDLLEFYMKKLKVKIPIFVLITRFKKNNTHKQLLKYVESKKGFLGLIHEREDLNKKIAKNDEFDLTKDYIKEYECALLNLLKYV